From a single Brassica oleracea var. oleracea cultivar TO1000 chromosome C5, BOL, whole genome shotgun sequence genomic region:
- the LOC106344096 gene encoding uncharacterized protein LOC106344096 — MRILCCLQVLLLLFSYQLSAQSPPTTNATSSLDSLLQDYSFRAFVRPRTGILYDAATVPPNLTGIKLSAMRLRSGSLRRRGVSSLKQFSIPKGVIVKPYVTRLVFVYQNLANFSQLYYPLSGYDYVAPVVGLLAYDAKNLSAVNLRELEITASKDPIRIDFSDLEPIPQGGSVVECVSFDSSGKASFSDSIRNTCETERQGHFSVVVKSVASAPSPAPPPRKEMKKKSSESNSRTWITVGSVLGGLVLLGLLMFLVLRCRKYKKQERMREMERAGETGEALRMTQVGETRAPTATTTRTQPVLETEYAA; from the coding sequence ATGAGGATTCTCTGTTGTCTCCAGGTGCTTCTCCTTCTCTTCTCTTACCAACTCTCTGCTCAATCTCCTCCCACCACCAATGCAACTTCTTCTCTTGATTCCCTTCTTCAAGATTACTCTTTTAGAGCTTTCGTTCGTCCTCGCACCGGCATTCTCTACGACGCCGCCACCGTTCCTCCGAATCTAACGGGGATCAAACTCTCCGCCATGAGGCTCAGAAGCGGGAGCTTGAGGAGACGAGGCGTCTCTTCTCTAAAACAGTTCTCGATTCCCAAAGGCGTGATCGTGAAGCCGTACGTGACAAGGCTCGTCTTCGTCTACCAAAACCTAGCGAACTTCTCTCAGTTGTACTACCCTTTGTCTGGTTATGACTATGTAGCTCCTGTGGTTGGTCTCCTCGCTTACGATGCTAAAAATCTCTCCGCCGTTAACTTACGGGAGCTCGAGATAACGGCGTCAAAGGATCCTATCAGAATCGATTTCTCTGACCTGGAGCCGATCCCTCAAGGAGGGAGTGTTGTTGAGTGCGTTAGCTTCGACTCTAGTGGTAAAGCGAGTTTCAGTGATTCGATTCGGAACACATGCGAGACGGAGAGGCAGGGGCATTTCTCGGTGGTAGTGAAGTCTGTTGCCTCTGCTCCTTCTCCAGCTCCTCCTCCAAGGAAGGAGATGAAGAAGAAGAGCTCTGAGTCTAATTCAAGAACTTGGATCACCGTTGGTTCGGTTTTGGGTGGATTGGTGCTGTTGGGGCTTTTGATGTTTCTGGTTCTGCGGTGTCGGAAGTACAAGAAGCAGGAGAGGATGAGGGAGATGGAGAGAGCTGGAGAGACAGGGGAAGCTCTGAGGATGACTCAGGTCGGTGAGACGAGAGCACCTACTGCTACAACTACTCGTACACAACCGGTTCTTGAAACTGAATACGCAGCTTAG
- the LOC106295955 gene encoding putative zinc transporter At3g08650: MMMHPGGKQLLLLLFLLVFVSIGNTDANSQYDISHKARTAPHGNMGRNVIIDGSGVEKTLHDIGMGDKRGSHNKVSVSTVALFTLAMAAATGLGAVPFFFVELDPQWAGICNGMAAGVMLAASFDLVKEGQEHGSGNWVVIGILAGALFIWLCKQFLEQYGEVSMLDIKGADAAKVVLVIGIMTLHSFGEGSGVGVSFAGSKGFSQGLLVTLAIAVHNIPEGLAVSMVLASRGVSPQNAMLWSIITSLPQPIVAVPAFLCADAFSKFLPFCTGFAAGCMIWMVIAEVLPDAFKEASPSQVASAATISVASMEAFSTLFENFTHDYNSEDASGFFVSLLFGLGPLLGGVFLVASALTFRLQHALLMGVASGIAFVLGIWRPLQLLLSAKMGFIPLVSLYAVGAVLSHFASLTIQNVTCRKKSRAGSLITTGTNFPTSVITLQSLLACGAVGFHALAEGLALGVAAPSAYGLGRHMVLPVSLHGIPRGTAVASCVFGATDSWHAALAAAALIGFVGPVSAIGSILAGIDYSGLDHVMMVACGALLPSFWQVIQRAVRLERKKGIVGMVLGVACAVVCLTFTRLVCLHTPYCNSAPEAVR; encoded by the exons ATGATGATGCATCCAGGCGGCAAACAACTTCTGCTGCTTCTATTCTTATTAGTTTTTGTATCCATTGGGAACACTGACGCGAACTCTCAGTACGATATCTCACATAAAGCAAGAACTGCTCCTCATGGAAACATGGGGCGAAACGTTATAATAGACGGAAGCGGCGTAGAGAAAACTTTACACGACATTGGAATGGGTGATAAGAGAGGCAGTCACAACAAAGTTTCAGTCTCGACAGTTGCGTTGTTCACCTTGGCGATGGCTGCTGCCACCGGGTTGGGTGCGGTTCCCTTCTTCTTTGTCGAGCTTGATCCTCAGTGGGCTGGAATATGTAATGGCATGGCGGCTGGTGTGATGTTGGCTGCTAGCTTTGATCTTGTAAAGGAGGGTCAGGAGCATGGTTCTGGGAACTGGGTTGTTATTGGGATTCTAGCTGGTGCGTTGTTCATTTGGCTATGCAAGCAG TTTCTTGAACAATATGGTGAGGTTAGCATGCTGGATATCAAAGGTGCAGATGCAGCGAAAGTCGTTCTCGTCATTGGAATCATGACACTTCATTCTTTCGGGGAGGGATCAGGGGTTGGTGTATCCTTTGCTGGTTCAAAGGGTTTTAGTCAAGGGCTTCTAGTCACTTTAGCCATAGCCGTTCACAATATTCCAGAAGGGTTGGCTGTTAGCATGGTGTTGGCATCAAGGGGTGTCTCTCCACAAAATGCCATGCTCTGGAGTATAATCACATCTTTACCTCAG CCCATTGTTGCAGTGCCAGCTTTTCTATGTGCTGATGCGTTTAGTAAGTTCTTGCCTTTTTGCACTGGATTTGCTGCTGGGTGTATGATTTGGATGGTTATCGCTGAAGTGCTTCCTGATGCATTCAAG GAAGCGTCTCCGTCGCAAGTAGCATCTGCAGCCACAATATCAGTAGCATCAATGGAGGCTTTCAGCACTCTTTTCGAGAATTTCACACATGATTACAA CTCAGAGGATGCCTCTGGCTTCTTCGTTTCACTCCTCTTTGGTCTCGGTCCATTGCTTGGTGGCGTATTCTTGGTTGCATCGGCACTAACCTTCCGTCTACAACACGCTCTCCTCATGGGCGTAGCCTCAGGCATTGCCTTTGTCCTCGGTATCTGGCGTCCGCTTCAACTCCTCCTATCCGCAAAAATGGGATTCATCCCTCTGGTTAGTCTATACGCAGTTGGAGCGGTTCTAAGCCACTTCGCGAGCTTAACCATCCAGAACGTTACTTGTCGGAAAAAGTCCCGTGCCGGCAGTTTAATCACCACAGGGACCAATTTTCCGACCAGTGTGATAACGCTCCAATCGTTGTTAGCGTGTGGAGCGGTCGGGTTCCATGCGCTAGCCGAGGGGCTTGCACTTGGAGTCGCTGCACCGTCGGCTTACGGTCTTGGAAGACACATGGTGCTCCCGGTTTCCTTACACGGGATCCCACGAGGGACAGCGGTTGCGAGCTGCGTCTTTGGAGCTACAGACAGCTGGCACGCGGCTCTTGCGGCTGCAGCTTTGATCGGGTTTGTGGGACCTGTGTCAGCCATAGGATCCATACTAGCCGGGATTGATTACAGTGGACTGGATCACGTGATGATGGTTGCGTGCGGTGCGTTGCTGCCCAGCTTCTGGCAGGTGATTCAGAGAGCGGTGAGGCTGGAGAGAAAGAAAGGCATTGTGGGGATGGTGCTGGGAGTAGCGTGTGCCGTTGTGTGTCTGACTTTCACTAGACTTGTCTGCTTGCACACTCCTTACTGCAATTCTGCACCGGAGGCTGTTAGATGA